A single region of the Streptomyces sp. AM 4-1-1 genome encodes:
- a CDS encoding putative RNA methyltransferase, producing MPVSPLPALEPFLDLLRCPPCRARLHPDGGTLRCPSGHTFDIARHGYVSLLTGSRATSGDDAAMARARDRFLSTGRYGPVRQAVARLAAGAASERGRQRGTVVDVGCGTGYYLAGVLDRLPAARGLGLDTSVRALRSAARAHARAAAATWDVFRPFPLADGVADVVLDVFAPRNPSEFHRVLRPTGRLVVVRPTGRHLDELRGRVPAMVTIDPFKEERLHQALDPCFVAAATEQVEYVTSLTGPEALDLVGMTPSARHANRADLEDACLLPDRVTVSVLATAYRPR from the coding sequence GTGCCTGTGTCGCCTCTCCCCGCCCTCGAACCGTTCCTCGACCTGTTGCGCTGCCCGCCGTGCCGCGCCCGCCTCCACCCCGACGGCGGCACGCTGCGCTGCCCCTCGGGTCACACCTTCGACATCGCCCGTCACGGGTACGTCAGTCTCTTGACGGGCAGCCGCGCCACCAGCGGCGACGACGCGGCCATGGCCCGCGCCCGCGATCGGTTCCTGTCCACCGGCAGGTACGGGCCCGTCCGACAGGCAGTGGCCCGCCTGGCCGCCGGCGCCGCGTCCGAGCGGGGGCGGCAGCGGGGCACGGTCGTCGACGTCGGGTGCGGTACGGGCTACTACTTGGCCGGGGTACTCGACCGACTGCCCGCCGCCCGTGGTCTGGGGCTGGACACCTCGGTACGCGCGCTGCGCTCGGCAGCCCGAGCGCATGCGCGAGCCGCTGCGGCGACCTGGGACGTCTTCCGTCCCTTCCCGCTGGCCGACGGGGTGGCCGATGTCGTGCTGGACGTGTTCGCTCCGCGCAACCCGTCAGAGTTCCACCGAGTGCTGCGCCCGACCGGCCGGCTGGTCGTCGTACGTCCTACCGGGCGGCACCTGGACGAGCTGCGCGGCCGGGTGCCCGCAATGGTCACGATCGACCCGTTCAAGGAAGAGCGTCTGCACCAGGCGCTGGACCCCTGCTTCGTGGCCGCCGCCACCGAGCAGGTCGAGTACGTCACGTCCCTGACCGGACCCGAGGCACTTGACCTGGTGGGGATGACGCCGAGCGCGCGCCACGCGAACCGCGCAGACCTGGAGGATGCCTGCCTCCTGCCCGATCGGGTCACTGTCTCCGTGCTGGCCACCGCCTACCGGCCCCGGTGA
- a CDS encoding transporter substrate-binding domain-containing protein — translation MANVTADITKDLAPNGTLRASINLGNPVLAQGTPAAPTGITVDIAREIGARLDVPVEFLCFDAARKSFEAMTTGRADICFLAVEPAREAEVAFTAPYVVIEGVFAVPRDSALTTVADVDSAGVRIGVKRGSAYDLYLTRTLLHASVVRGDEGVDEFRAQGLEVAAGIRQPLAEYVVAHHEVRLIEGRFMQIQQALGTTTTRRPETVRFLRDLVEELKADGFVADSLRRADQSDTLVAPPAPSAEADSLNSVTR, via the coding sequence ATGGCGAATGTGACTGCCGACATCACCAAGGACCTGGCGCCGAACGGCACTCTGCGGGCCTCGATCAACCTGGGCAATCCGGTGCTGGCCCAGGGGACTCCGGCGGCCCCCACCGGCATCACGGTCGACATCGCCCGGGAGATCGGTGCGCGGCTGGACGTGCCCGTGGAGTTCCTGTGCTTCGACGCGGCGCGGAAGTCGTTCGAGGCGATGACGACCGGGCGGGCCGACATCTGCTTCCTGGCCGTCGAGCCCGCGCGCGAGGCGGAGGTCGCCTTCACCGCGCCGTACGTCGTGATCGAGGGCGTGTTCGCCGTGCCCCGGGACTCGGCGCTCACCACGGTCGCCGATGTCGACAGCGCAGGCGTACGCATCGGAGTGAAGCGCGGTTCCGCGTACGACCTCTACCTCACCCGCACCTTGCTGCACGCGAGCGTCGTGCGCGGGGACGAGGGGGTCGACGAGTTCCGCGCCCAGGGCCTGGAGGTCGCGGCCGGGATCAGGCAGCCGCTGGCCGAGTACGTCGTCGCGCACCACGAAGTACGCCTGATCGAGGGCCGGTTCATGCAGATCCAACAGGCGCTGGGGACGACCACGACCCGGCGGCCGGAGACCGTACGGTTCCTCCGGGACCTGGTCGAGGAGTTGAAGGCGGACGGGTTCGTCGCCGATTCCCTTCGCCGTGCGGACCAGTCCGACACCCTGGTCGCCCCGCCCGCCCCGTCGGCCGAGGCCGATTCTCTCAACTCCGTGACCAGGTGA
- a CDS encoding helix-turn-helix domain-containing protein → MLRHVIAPSGRFTKASHDVVRHPRLSSDAKILLLYVQGLPDNAVGKSLGELARRLGIKGRAYQKAKQQLVEHGYVHEWRSQGDRGRWVTEQLLANLPLSDEAASGLREGSGERPVEGAGEGTGEGSGERSGVDSSPGVRFPAVGASTGRTVGGYEPVEEHCEKSTPHPPPEAHTRDEPDPALTLTITPAPITPDTEPEPEPVHVPESGTGPGARPEPEGAIEPAPAHDHELAEAEGLLLSLRHSHRQLHLGVIEARALAAEAVTWLRHGVSPSELRRVLTSELPDDGVRSAVGFLRHRLLHKLPEPPTPTLSPEPPPGAPQFPPVPELVTCDGPGEEHVFRPLTEETECAACRQAIAYENWRRGARPAEPPTEYTPWRERFARVYEAAGLPAIEG, encoded by the coding sequence ATGCTTCGGCATGTTATCGCGCCGTCCGGGCGCTTCACCAAGGCATCGCACGATGTCGTACGCCATCCACGGCTGAGCAGCGACGCGAAGATCCTCCTGCTGTACGTGCAAGGGCTCCCCGACAACGCGGTTGGCAAGTCCCTCGGCGAACTCGCGCGAAGGCTCGGGATCAAGGGCCGTGCGTACCAGAAGGCCAAGCAGCAACTGGTGGAGCACGGTTACGTACACGAGTGGCGCAGCCAGGGCGACCGGGGACGCTGGGTCACCGAACAACTCCTGGCGAATCTCCCCCTGTCGGACGAGGCGGCCTCCGGGCTGCGGGAAGGATCGGGGGAGAGGCCGGTCGAGGGGGCGGGCGAGGGGACGGGCGAGGGATCGGGCGAGAGGTCGGGTGTGGATTCGTCACCGGGTGTCCGGTTTCCGGCGGTCGGTGCATCGACCGGTCGGACGGTCGGTGGCTATGAACCAGTAGAAGAACACTGTGAGAAGAGCACTCCCCACCCACCCCCCGAAGCCCACACCCGCGACGAGCCGGACCCCGCCCTCACGCTCACCATCACCCCCGCACCCATCACCCCGGACACCGAACCCGAGCCCGAGCCCGTACACGTACCTGAATCCGGCACCGGGCCCGGGGCCCGCCCCGAACCCGAGGGCGCGATCGAACCGGCTCCCGCCCACGACCACGAACTCGCAGAGGCCGAGGGGCTGCTGCTGTCGTTGCGCCACTCCCATCGCCAACTTCACCTGGGGGTGATCGAGGCCCGCGCCCTGGCGGCGGAAGCCGTCACCTGGCTGCGGCACGGTGTCTCGCCGTCCGAGCTGCGGCGGGTTCTGACGTCCGAACTGCCCGACGACGGAGTGCGGTCGGCGGTCGGGTTCCTGCGCCACCGCCTCCTGCACAAACTCCCCGAGCCTCCCACGCCCACCCTGTCGCCCGAACCGCCCCCCGGGGCACCGCAGTTCCCTCCCGTGCCCGAACTGGTCACCTGCGACGGGCCGGGCGAGGAACACGTCTTCCGCCCGCTGACGGAGGAGACGGAATGCGCCGCCTGCCGCCAGGCCATCGCGTACGAGAACTGGAGGCGCGGCGCCCGCCCCGCCGAGCCGCCGACCGAGTACACCCCCTGGCGGGAGCGCTTCGCGCGGGTCTACGAGGCGGCCGGCCTGCCCGCCATCGAAGGCTGA
- a CDS encoding SSI family serine proteinase inhibitor has protein sequence MNAPLRMRARARATRALRARASRALRARASRALRARASRALRARASRARASRAHRPRDSRSLRGLARVALFTAALLSPLLAPPFSPPLPQTVGAAAAAGVTGMVPAGRAGRADGDLLLTVSGSENTWVRGVVLKCPYTEGHHPHGPAACAAVAVVHGDLDALPDDPHACTMEYDPVTATAKGRFEGRPVEWTRTFPNACALDAATGPVFRF, from the coding sequence ATGAACGCTCCTCTCCGAATGCGCGCCCGCGCCCGCGCCACCCGTGCCCTCCGCGCCCGCGCCTCCCGTGCCCTCCGCGCCCGCGCCTCCCGTGCCCTCCGCGCCCGCGCCTCCCGTGCCCTCCGCGCCCGCGCCTCCCGTGCCCGCGCCTCCCGCGCCCACCGTCCCCGCGACTCCCGTTCCCTCCGCGGCCTCGCCCGGGTGGCGCTCTTCACAGCGGCCCTGCTGTCACCTCTGCTCGCGCCCCCGTTCTCGCCGCCGCTTCCGCAGACCGTCGGCGCGGCTGCCGCGGCCGGTGTGACCGGTATGGTTCCCGCAGGCCGCGCCGGCCGCGCCGACGGCGATCTCCTCCTGACGGTCTCCGGTTCCGAGAACACCTGGGTCCGTGGCGTGGTCCTCAAGTGCCCTTACACCGAAGGCCATCACCCGCACGGGCCGGCGGCCTGCGCGGCCGTCGCCGTGGTGCACGGCGATCTGGACGCCCTGCCCGACGACCCGCACGCGTGCACCATGGAGTACGACCCCGTCACAGCCACCGCGAAGGGCCGCTTCGAAGGCCGTCCCGTCGAGTGGACCCGTACCTTCCCCAACGCCTGTGCCCTCGACGCGGCGACCGGTCCCGTCTTCCGATTCTGA
- a CDS encoding helix-turn-helix transcriptional regulator, with the protein MPKSPSSSAQAARETVATRLRDMRKGAGLTVAELAGRCGWHHAKTSRIENARTAPSAKDIRLWCRACGAERDADDVIAQSLNAESLYNEWRHQVRNGLKQLQDRSAQFFRETQLFRVYSATLVPGLLQTEGYATGLLSTIAHFRGIPDDGADAAAARIARARVIHEHGHRFVLVIEEAALYYRFGDADAMAAQLGHLLTAGALPAVSLGVIPRTTTDRKQWPTETFHIYDDSLVSVELLSAQVKVTQPSQVALYLRAFGELRGMAVYGAEARSLIVRAIDALGRDGARETTGLLAPVNDQD; encoded by the coding sequence ATGCCCAAGTCGCCTTCGTCATCCGCTCAAGCTGCCCGCGAAACTGTCGCGACGCGACTGCGGGATATGCGAAAGGGAGCCGGGCTCACGGTGGCTGAGCTGGCCGGCCGGTGTGGCTGGCATCACGCCAAGACGTCGCGCATTGAAAACGCCCGCACCGCTCCGTCCGCCAAGGACATACGCCTGTGGTGCCGGGCGTGCGGAGCCGAGCGGGACGCCGACGACGTGATCGCGCAGTCGCTCAACGCGGAATCGTTGTACAACGAGTGGCGTCACCAGGTGCGGAACGGGTTGAAGCAGCTCCAGGACCGTTCGGCTCAGTTCTTCCGGGAGACACAGCTCTTCCGCGTCTACTCGGCGACATTGGTGCCCGGCCTGTTGCAGACGGAGGGCTACGCGACGGGTCTGCTGAGCACGATTGCGCACTTTCGCGGGATTCCCGATGACGGCGCGGACGCGGCGGCTGCCCGGATCGCTCGGGCACGCGTGATTCACGAACATGGACATCGGTTCGTTCTTGTCATCGAGGAAGCCGCTCTGTACTACCGTTTTGGTGACGCTGACGCCATGGCGGCTCAGTTGGGTCACCTCTTGACCGCAGGGGCTCTGCCTGCGGTTTCTCTGGGAGTCATCCCACGGACTACGACAGATCGGAAGCAATGGCCGACGGAGACGTTCCACATCTACGATGACTCACTCGTGTCCGTGGAACTCCTGTCGGCGCAGGTGAAGGTGACTCAACCGAGTCAGGTGGCGCTGTACTTGCGGGCGTTCGGCGAACTTCGCGGCATGGCCGTCTACGGGGCCGAGGCCAGGTCCCTCATCGTGCGGGCCATCGATGCGTTGGGCCGGGACGGGGCGCGGGAAACGACCGGCCTGTTAGCCCCTGTGAACGATCAAGACTGA
- a CDS encoding DUF6879 family protein — protein sequence MRSSVPTFDDLIHGCVRSAVHLEMRDAYAVDYEDGPFAAWKKGFRHDPADRASWWRPWLDLMSETVVRGVVVRRARIVSEPVSEYIRYEHSGTFTNVAAGEVVRWLPRRHASDIALPGNDFWLFDDQWVHWNHFAGDGSSTGAEITDEPAAAGLCFSAFEAVWERATPHEEYEIS from the coding sequence ATGCGGTCGAGCGTGCCAACGTTCGATGATCTGATTCACGGGTGCGTGCGGTCCGCGGTGCACTTGGAGATGCGTGACGCCTACGCGGTCGACTACGAGGACGGCCCGTTCGCCGCATGGAAGAAGGGTTTCCGTCATGACCCGGCGGACCGCGCCTCGTGGTGGCGCCCGTGGCTGGACCTGATGTCGGAGACGGTCGTCCGTGGCGTCGTCGTCCGTCGCGCCCGCATCGTCTCCGAGCCGGTGAGTGAGTACATCCGGTACGAACACTCGGGTACGTTCACCAACGTGGCTGCCGGGGAAGTGGTTCGGTGGCTCCCTCGCAGGCATGCGTCCGACATCGCCCTGCCGGGCAATGACTTCTGGCTCTTCGATGACCAGTGGGTGCACTGGAACCACTTCGCGGGTGACGGTTCATCGACGGGCGCGGAGATCACCGACGAGCCGGCAGCAGCTGGGTTGTGCTTCTCCGCGTTCGAGGCAGTATGGGAGCGTGCCACGCCGCACGAAGAGTACGAGATCAGCTAG
- a CDS encoding excalibur calcium-binding domain-containing protein, with protein MTSRVSGFSRAVRGPVGISAGVLALALTVAGCEGGDDDSGKDAKAVAAASAGTASASPTALVARQLALVDDTVSTDAVEKVAVSALQNDTVRLENDTSGSLLTWYGVPDLTAAVETPPAHGTATVVDGAVFAYTPTAGYSGSDEFTYRVTVKGKPALTGTAVVSITVTAPTPTPSPTPEVSKAPAAKPKPKRTETKDSVYYKNCDAVRAAGAAPIHRGQPGFAAHLDRDGDGVGCEPYHGNGGSSSGGGSGSGGSGSGGGGGSAYYKNCAAARAAGAAPVHAGDPGYGRHLDRDGDGVGCE; from the coding sequence ATGACTTCGCGAGTTTCCGGGTTTTCGAGAGCGGTACGCGGTCCGGTCGGGATATCGGCCGGAGTCCTCGCTCTGGCCCTGACCGTCGCCGGGTGCGAGGGCGGCGACGACGACAGCGGCAAGGACGCCAAGGCCGTGGCGGCGGCGTCCGCCGGTACCGCATCCGCCTCGCCCACTGCCCTGGTCGCGCGTCAACTGGCCCTCGTGGACGACACCGTGAGCACCGACGCGGTCGAGAAGGTCGCGGTCTCCGCGTTGCAGAACGACACGGTGCGGCTGGAGAACGACACCTCGGGTTCGCTGCTCACCTGGTACGGCGTGCCTGATCTCACGGCCGCCGTCGAGACCCCGCCCGCGCACGGCACGGCCACCGTCGTCGACGGGGCGGTGTTCGCGTACACGCCGACGGCCGGGTACTCCGGTTCGGACGAGTTCACGTACCGGGTCACGGTGAAGGGGAAGCCCGCGCTGACCGGTACCGCCGTCGTAAGCATCACGGTGACCGCACCCACCCCCACACCCTCTCCGACGCCCGAGGTGAGCAAGGCACCGGCCGCCAAGCCTAAGCCGAAGCGGACCGAGACGAAGGACTCGGTGTACTACAAGAACTGCGATGCCGTACGGGCCGCCGGGGCCGCGCCGATCCATCGCGGGCAGCCCGGGTTCGCGGCCCACCTCGACCGTGACGGGGACGGCGTCGGCTGCGAGCCGTACCACGGCAACGGCGGGTCGTCGAGTGGGGGCGGAAGCGGGAGCGGTGGCAGTGGCAGTGGTGGGGGCGGTGGCAGCGCGTACTACAAGAACTGCGCCGCCGCTCGGGCCGCCGGGGCCGCGCCGGTTCACGCCGGGGACCCCGGGTACGGGCGGCACCTCGACCGTGACGGGGACGGCGTCGGCTGCGAGTGA
- a CDS encoding alpha/beta hydrolase — protein sequence MAQPPRPHVTPTTTSVSTTSLSTTDGVRLSCVDYGGDGPPVLLLHGLAGHAGEWASLAGMLTSHHRVLAYDARGHGAATRCPVDLSRAAHVRDAKTVMDQLVGEETPLTLVGQSLGGLTALLTAAAHPDRVEALVLVEAGPDGPAPELPERIGSWMDSWPVPFASFEAASAFFGGGEVGNAWAAGLARTPDGLHPRVDRDVMVATVAENARRGFWDEWDRVCCPVLVVRGASGSMRAEEAEQMRVRHPDTDVRIVPDASHDVHLDQPAALYTALRAFLGQPPAR from the coding sequence ATGGCACAGCCGCCCCGCCCACACGTCACACCGACCACCACGTCCGTGTCCACCACATCCCTGTCCACCACGGACGGAGTGCGCCTGTCATGCGTGGATTACGGGGGTGATGGCCCCCCGGTCCTGCTGCTCCACGGCCTGGCGGGCCACGCCGGCGAATGGGCGTCGCTGGCAGGCATGTTGACTTCCCACCACCGGGTCCTTGCCTACGACGCCCGAGGCCATGGCGCCGCCACCCGCTGCCCCGTAGATCTCTCGCGCGCCGCACACGTCCGGGACGCGAAGACAGTGATGGACCAACTGGTCGGTGAGGAGACCCCGTTGACACTCGTCGGGCAGTCCCTGGGCGGCCTCACCGCGCTGCTGACCGCAGCGGCGCACCCCGACCGGGTGGAGGCGTTGGTGCTCGTGGAGGCGGGGCCGGACGGACCCGCCCCGGAGCTGCCCGAGCGGATCGGGTCCTGGATGGACTCCTGGCCGGTGCCGTTCGCCTCCTTCGAGGCCGCGTCCGCGTTCTTCGGCGGGGGCGAGGTGGGGAACGCCTGGGCCGCGGGTCTCGCCCGTACGCCCGACGGCCTGCACCCACGCGTCGATCGTGACGTGATGGTGGCGACGGTCGCGGAGAACGCCCGCCGTGGCTTCTGGGACGAGTGGGACCGGGTGTGCTGCCCGGTGCTCGTGGTGCGGGGCGCGTCCGGCTCGATGCGCGCGGAGGAGGCGGAGCAGATGCGTGTGCGCCATCCGGACACGGACGTACGGATCGTTCCTGACGCCTCCCACGACGTGCACCTGGACCAGCCGGCGGCCCTGTACACGGCGTTGAGGGCGTTCCTGGGACAGCCACCGGCCCGCTGA
- a CDS encoding TetR/AcrR family transcriptional regulator: MTGRAPASAPSASAPPSASAPPSTAGPSASASPSASAPTPSPAAVDPGTGRYAILRAARRAFTQRPYAEVTIRAIAADAGVSPSLVVKHFGRKEELFNTVADFGPAAEELFDAPLGGLGRHMVLTLVRRRREEHSDPLLRVVFSLGNRDERSLLRDRFHAQVTDRLAARLRGDERALRAELIAGHLLGLGATLSLHREGAGALVTSEHLADLYAPSIQALVTGGTATAPVPTAD; this comes from the coding sequence ATGACCGGCCGAGCCCCCGCCTCCGCGCCTTCCGCTTCCGCCCCGCCTTCCGCTTCCGCCCCGCCCTCCACGGCCGGGCCCTCCGCTTCCGCCTCACCCTCCGCCTCCGCGCCCACCCCGTCCCCGGCTGCCGTCGATCCGGGCACCGGCCGGTACGCGATTCTGCGGGCCGCGCGCCGGGCGTTCACGCAGCGCCCGTACGCGGAGGTGACGATCCGGGCCATCGCCGCCGACGCGGGGGTGAGCCCGTCCCTGGTGGTGAAGCACTTCGGCCGCAAGGAAGAACTCTTCAACACCGTCGCGGACTTCGGCCCCGCCGCCGAAGAACTCTTCGACGCACCGCTCGGCGGCCTCGGCCGGCACATGGTGCTGACGCTGGTGCGCCGCCGCCGGGAGGAGCACTCGGACCCGCTGCTGCGCGTGGTGTTCTCGCTCGGCAACCGCGACGAGCGCTCCCTCCTGCGTGACCGCTTCCACGCTCAGGTCACCGACCGGCTGGCCGCCCGCCTCCGGGGCGACGAGCGGGCTCTGCGGGCCGAACTGATCGCGGGCCACCTGCTGGGTCTCGGCGCCACCCTCAGTCTGCACCGCGAGGGCGCGGGCGCCCTGGTCACGTCGGAACACCTCGCGGACCTGTACGCGCCGTCGATCCAGGCCCTGGTCACGGGCGGTACGGCCACCGCCCCCGTACCGACCGCTGACTGA
- a CDS encoding MFS transporter — protein sequence MPADIPGPAEPALPADPAAAPEPVVHPAHPRYAVGVLAFCGVVVAVMQTIVVPLLPHIPALTGSTPTAASWLVTVTLLTGAVFTPVLGRVGDMYGKRRVLVASLGVLVVGSVLCAVSSHIGVLITGRALQGAAIAVVPLGISILRDELPPERVLSAVALMSSTLGIGAAVGLPVAALVVEHFDWHTMFWVSGVIGVLDIVLVLCCVPESPLRSRGRFDAIGALGLAAALLCLLLPVTQGGDWGWTSPRTVGLLVAALVVALLWGVYELRVTSPMVDLRISARPAVLLTNIAALLIGFAFYANSLVTAQMVQEPKATGYGLGASLVVSGLCLLPGGVAMVALSPVSARISASYGPKVSLALAAGIIAAGYVVRYFTSHSLWLIIAGATVVAAGTAIAYSALPALVMRGVPVSETGAANGLNTLMRSVGQAFCSATVAAVLANITFRIGGRTAPTLHAYQLVFLIASGAALLALAVTSFLPGRRAPGPEQAGARVRSEATTR from the coding sequence CGCACCCCCGTTACGCGGTGGGCGTGCTCGCCTTCTGCGGGGTCGTCGTCGCCGTCATGCAGACGATCGTCGTCCCGCTGCTCCCGCACATCCCCGCCCTCACCGGCTCCACCCCGACCGCCGCCAGCTGGCTGGTCACCGTCACCCTCCTCACGGGCGCCGTCTTCACCCCCGTGCTCGGCCGGGTCGGTGACATGTACGGCAAGCGACGGGTGCTCGTCGCGTCCCTCGGCGTGCTGGTCGTGGGCTCGGTACTGTGCGCGGTCAGCTCCCACATCGGCGTACTGATCACCGGCCGCGCACTCCAGGGCGCGGCCATCGCCGTCGTACCGCTGGGCATCAGCATCCTGCGCGACGAACTCCCGCCCGAGCGCGTGCTGTCCGCCGTGGCCCTGATGAGTTCGACGCTCGGCATCGGCGCCGCTGTCGGCCTGCCGGTCGCCGCCCTGGTCGTGGAGCACTTCGACTGGCACACCATGTTCTGGGTGTCGGGCGTGATCGGTGTCCTCGACATCGTGCTGGTGCTGTGCTGCGTACCGGAATCGCCGCTGCGCTCGCGCGGCCGGTTCGACGCGATCGGCGCGCTCGGGCTCGCGGCGGCGCTGCTCTGTCTGCTGCTCCCGGTCACCCAGGGCGGTGACTGGGGCTGGACCTCGCCCCGTACCGTCGGCCTGCTCGTCGCCGCCCTCGTCGTGGCGCTGCTCTGGGGCGTGTACGAACTCCGCGTCACGTCACCCATGGTCGATCTGCGCATCTCGGCCCGCCCCGCCGTCCTGCTGACGAACATCGCCGCGTTGCTGATCGGGTTCGCCTTCTACGCGAACTCCCTGGTCACCGCGCAGATGGTGCAGGAGCCGAAGGCGACGGGTTACGGGCTCGGCGCCTCCCTCGTCGTCAGCGGGCTGTGCCTGCTGCCGGGCGGGGTGGCCATGGTGGCGCTCTCGCCGGTCTCGGCGCGGATCTCCGCCTCGTACGGCCCGAAGGTCTCCCTGGCCCTGGCCGCGGGGATCATCGCGGCCGGATACGTGGTGCGTTACTTCACCAGCCACAGCCTGTGGCTGATCATCGCGGGCGCGACGGTCGTCGCGGCGGGCACGGCCATCGCGTACTCCGCGCTGCCCGCGCTGGTGATGCGGGGCGTGCCCGTCAGCGAGACCGGTGCGGCCAACGGACTCAACACGCTGATGAGGTCCGTCGGTCAGGCGTTCTGCAGCGCCACGGTGGCGGCGGTGCTCGCCAACATCACGTTCCGGATCGGCGGCCGGACGGCGCCGACGCTCCACGCCTACCAGCTGGTGTTCCTGATCGCGTCGGGCGCGGCGCTGCTGGCGCTCGCGGTGACGTCGTTCCTGCCGGGCAGGCGGGCGCCGGGTCCGGAGCAGGCGGGTGCCCGGGTACGGTCGGAGGCGACCACCCGATGA